A genomic region of Mitsuaria sp. 7 contains the following coding sequences:
- a CDS encoding ABC transporter substrate-binding protein produces MKMPSKSPAFLPVQTVVPAALTALTARVTITALVTLTALAASVPAAHAADKLKVGMLSTLSGAGAGLGVDIRDGFALAVQQNGGKLGGLTVETVIADDQQNPEVAKQSAERLLKRDKVDVMTGIVFSNVMLAVGPGVFAAQVPYISANAGPSQYAGEQCNPYFFNVAWQNDNLHEAIGKTVMDKGFKKVVVLAPNYPAGKDAVAGFRRYYKGAVADEIYTKLGQLDYSAELAQARAAKPDAMYIFLPGGMGINFIKQFVGAGLSKDITLFGPGFSADEDVIKAVGEPMLGMFNSSHWAHDLDNAANKRFVADFVKAYGRLPSLYASQGYDAALLIAAAVRDVKGKIEDKPALLKALKAAKFESVRGAFRFNHNQYPVQDYYLRVITKDPQGRVTNRTLGKIFEQHADAYAPQCKMK; encoded by the coding sequence ATGAAGATGCCGTCGAAGTCCCCCGCGTTCCTGCCCGTCCAGACCGTCGTCCCTGCAGCGCTCACGGCGCTCACGGCGCGTGTGACGATCACCGCGCTCGTGACGCTCACGGCGCTGGCCGCGTCTGTCCCCGCTGCTCATGCGGCCGACAAGCTCAAGGTCGGCATGCTGAGCACGCTGTCCGGCGCGGGCGCCGGGCTGGGCGTGGACATCCGCGACGGCTTCGCGCTCGCGGTGCAGCAGAACGGCGGCAAGCTCGGCGGCCTGACGGTGGAGACCGTCATCGCCGACGACCAGCAGAACCCCGAGGTCGCCAAGCAGTCCGCCGAGCGCCTGCTCAAGCGCGACAAGGTCGACGTGATGACCGGCATCGTGTTCTCCAACGTGATGCTGGCGGTCGGCCCCGGCGTCTTCGCCGCGCAGGTGCCCTACATCAGCGCCAACGCCGGCCCGTCGCAGTACGCGGGCGAGCAGTGCAACCCGTACTTCTTCAACGTCGCCTGGCAGAACGACAACCTGCATGAGGCCATCGGCAAGACGGTGATGGACAAGGGCTTCAAGAAGGTCGTGGTGCTTGCGCCCAACTACCCGGCGGGCAAGGACGCGGTGGCGGGTTTCCGCCGCTACTACAAGGGCGCGGTCGCCGACGAGATCTACACCAAGCTCGGCCAGCTCGACTATTCGGCGGAGCTGGCGCAGGCCCGCGCGGCCAAGCCCGACGCGATGTACATCTTCCTGCCCGGCGGCATGGGCATCAACTTCATCAAGCAGTTCGTCGGCGCGGGGCTGTCCAAGGACATCACGCTGTTCGGACCGGGCTTCTCCGCCGATGAGGACGTGATCAAGGCCGTCGGCGAGCCGATGCTGGGCATGTTCAACAGCTCGCACTGGGCGCACGACCTCGACAACGCCGCCAACAAGCGCTTCGTCGCGGACTTCGTGAAGGCCTACGGCCGGCTGCCCTCGCTGTACGCGAGCCAGGGCTACGACGCGGCGCTGCTGATCGCCGCCGCGGTGCGCGACGTGAAGGGGAAGATCGAGGACAAGCCCGCGCTGCTGAAGGCGCTGAAGGCGGCGAAGTTCGAGTCGGTGCGCGGAGCCTTCCGCTTCAACCACAACCAGTACCCGGTGCAGGACTACTACCTGCGCGTGATCACCAAGGACCCGCAGGGCCGCGTGACCAACCGGACGCTGGGCAAGATCTTCGAGCAGCACGCGGACGCGTACGCGCCGCAGTGCAAGATGAAGTGA